GACGCGCTGGGGATCACCCAGTTCCGTATGCCGGGTTACGAAGCAGACGACATCATCGGCAGCGTGGCGAAGTCTGCGGCCGGTCGGGGGTGGGACGTTCTGATAGTCACAGGCGACCGTGACGCTTTCCAGTTGGTCGACGAACGTGTGAAGGTCGTCTACACACGCCGGGGAATCTCGGACATCGTGATGGCGGATGCCGATTGGGTGAGGGAGAAATACGGGATAGGCCCTTCCCAGTATGTGGATTATGCGGCGCTCCGCGGCGATCCGTCTGACAATCTGCCGGGTGTGCCCGGTGTGGGGGAGAAGACTGCCTCACGCCTGGTCGCGTCGTACGGCACCCTCGCAGCCATCTATGAGCATCTCGACGAAATGACGCCGAAGCTGCGCGACAACCTGGAAGCCGCCAGGGAGCAGGTCTTTCTCAATCAACACCTGATGCAGCTGGTTCTGGATCTGGAGACCGGTTCGTCCCCCGACGCCCTCGAGTGGACGAACTGGGACATCGAGCGCTTGAAGGAACTCTTCCAGAGCCTCGAGTTCAGCTCGCTGCTCGAGGAGCTGATGGTGGTTCATCCCGAAGGTGCGCCGGTGGTCGAGCCGCTGGACGTCGAGGTCGTCGTTCCGCCCCGGGGCAGCATCGCCGCGCTGCTGCGTGGCCTGGACCGGATTGCCTTCGATCCGCTGTACGACGGCGGCGAGCTCGCCGGCATCGCAGTGGTGGTCGACGATCGAACGGCCGCGTTCTTGTCGGTGGACCGGATCGAGGAGTGGAGCCAGGCTCTGAGCGACGAGAGCGCGCCGAAGATCGTCCACGACGGGAAACGGTTTGTTCGGGAGATGATGGCCCGAGACATCGCCGTCAGGGGTGTCCAGGTCGACACAGCCCTGGCCGCCTACCTGTGTGATCCGACTTCCCGCTCTTTCGATCTGCGGGATCTGGCGGATCAGTTCCTCGGTATCGAGGTCGAGTCGCCCGACAAGGAGGAGCCGGGAGTAGTGCAGGGCGCATTCGATTTCTCCGGAGGCCCGGACCTGGAGGGCGCCGGCCGGAGGGCGATGGCCCTGAGCCGGGTGGCGGACGTGCTGATCGAGCAGCTCGAGGAACGGAGCGAACGTTCCCTGTTCGACGAAGTGGAGATGCCGCTGGTCGGCGTGCTGGCGCGCATGGAGGCACGCGGCGTCCGGATCGACCGCGAATACCTGGAGGAGCTGGGAAACGACCTGCGCAAGCAGCTCGCCGATCTCGAGGTCTCCATTCACGAGGAGGCAGGCGGCCCGTTCAACATCAATTCGACGCTGCAGCTGCGCGAGGTGCTGTTCGACCAACTCGAGTTGCCGGTTCTGAAGAAGACGGCCAAAGGAACGCCCTCGACCGATGCCTCGGTGCTGAAGAAGCT
This Acidimicrobiia bacterium DNA region includes the following protein-coding sequences:
- the polA gene encoding DNA polymerase I; this encodes MPTLALLDGHSLAYRAFYALPDDLATRSGQVTNSVYGFARMLVRLLKDHAVDGLAVAWDTGRQTFRTEEYPEYKAQRDRAPDSFRSQLPLIDEVLDALGITQFRMPGYEADDIIGSVAKSAAGRGWDVLIVTGDRDAFQLVDERVKVVYTRRGISDIVMADADWVREKYGIGPSQYVDYAALRGDPSDNLPGVPGVGEKTASRLVASYGTLAAIYEHLDEMTPKLRDNLEAAREQVFLNQHLMQLVLDLETGSSPDALEWTNWDIERLKELFQSLEFSSLLEELMVVHPEGAPVVEPLDVEVVVPPRGSIAALLRGLDRIAFDPLYDGGELAGIAVVVDDRTAAFLSVDRIEEWSQALSDESAPKIVHDGKRFVREMMARDIAVRGVQVDTALAAYLCDPTSRSFDLRDLADQFLGIEVESPDKEEPGVVQGAFDFSGGPDLEGAGRRAMALSRVADVLIEQLEERSERSLFDEVEMPLVGVLARMEARGVRIDREYLEELGNDLRKQLADLEVSIHEEAGGPFNINSTLQLREVLFDQLELPVLKKTAKGTPSTDASVLKKLADAHPIVAHLLRYRELEKLRSTYVDGYLPLIAADGRIHTSFNQIAAATGRLSSDNPNLQNIPVRSESGMLIRRAFVPRRGWTFVVADYSQIELRILAHLSGDPGLLEAFMNNLDIHTATAARVFERDLEDVPQELRRRAKAINFGLLYGMEAFGLADRLEISRDEATEHIDAYFAQFPDVRAFMDSVVADAKRLGYTETMFGRRRYLPELKSDNFRIRQMGERMALNAPIQGAAADIIKKAMVELDDRLAAMESAMLLQIHDELVLEVPPEEIESATELMVSTMENIVELSVPLRVDVSSGSNLAECKS